The following are encoded together in the Nitrospira sp. genome:
- a CDS encoding JDVT-CTERM system CAAX-type protease, with the protein MTRADWYQILGRLKLCWPLKLYASKAFLLCVAAAPLVWAIMAWVVPVRSMTLVQIWSLSFASVVMWYPLWEELLFRGLLQGELIERGWIRPWICGLSGANILVSLLFTVFHLWSHNLVWAILVFFPSLVFGYLRDRFDSTVPSIVMHMWYNGGYFFFIDSSQISTGSDIR; encoded by the coding sequence GTGACGAGGGCCGATTGGTATCAAATACTTGGTCGGCTAAAGCTTTGCTGGCCGCTCAAACTCTATGCCAGCAAAGCCTTTCTTCTGTGTGTCGCGGCTGCTCCATTGGTCTGGGCCATCATGGCATGGGTCGTTCCCGTTCGGTCAATGACCCTGGTCCAAATATGGTCGTTGAGTTTTGCCTCAGTCGTCATGTGGTATCCTCTATGGGAAGAGCTGCTCTTTAGAGGATTGTTGCAGGGCGAACTGATAGAGCGTGGTTGGATACGACCCTGGATTTGCGGTTTGAGCGGCGCCAATATTCTAGTTTCTCTCCTGTTTACGGTTTTTCACCTCTGGAGCCATAACCTGGTCTGGGCGATCCTGGTGTTCTTCCCCTCGCTGGTCTTTGGCTATCTTCGTGATCGCTTTGATTCCACAGTGCCCTCGATTGTGATGCATATGTGGTACAACGGTGGATACTTTTTCTTCATCGATTCTTCCCAAATTTCCACGGGGTCCGACATCCGGTGA